The following DNA comes from Gemella massiliensis.
TTATTAATAAAGCCGACAACTTATATGAATTTATCAGGTGAGGCTTTAAGGAAATTTTATGATTATTTTGAAATAGATATAGATGATATACTTGTAGTTTATGATGATTTAGATACTAAAACAGCAAGTTTTAAATTGAAGGCAAAAGGAAGTAGCGGTGGGCATAACGGTATAAAAAGTATTATTTCACATTTAGGCACCGAAAATTTTAATAGGTTAAAGATTGGGATAGATAGACCGACACCTCCAATGAAAGTTGTTGACTATGTACTCGGGAAATTTTCAAAAGAAGAAATGAATGAAATAGAAAAAATTTATAAAAAAAGCATTGATGCTATAGAAGATTTTTCAAAAATGAATATAGTAGAATTAATGAATAAGTATAACTAAAAAGAATTATTATAATTAAAGTATCGAAAGTATTTCAAAAATAAGTAACATAGTAATGTAATTTATTGGAAAGTAATGCAGATTATATACAGAATTTTATATATAATGAAGAACTGTTAATTATTTTAGTGTTAAAGTGTTTCATTTTTCAAATAATTTGTATAAAACTTTCTTACTATAAAATATTTATATATGTTATGTTTAAAATATTATGTAGGGGTAGATCTATAGATTGATTTCTATAAAGTTACGATTTTAGATCCACACCCTATTTGCCGTGTAAAAATTTTTGTAAAAAGGAGGATGAAATGTTACTTAAAAATTTATTTGAAATTGTAGATTTAAATTTTGATAAACGTTATAAAAATATAGGAATTTATGGTCATAATATTACTACAAAAGCATTACAAATTTTTAATGAATTTGAAAAAAACAAAAAGATGACCATAGTATTCACTCAAGGGAAAGCGGAAGCAGAAGAAATTTTTTCATTAATAAGTGAGTTCGAAGAAGAAACTTATTTATATCCGGAAATTGATGTGCTAAAACGTTTTGTAACTAAAAGTAATGATTTGATTCAAAATTCAATACAAGTGTTGGAAAATCTTGTAAATAATATTCCCAGCATTATTATTATTCCGATAGAAGCAATATATAGAACTATAAAAAAACCGGAGGATTTTAAAAATAATAGTTTTGAAATTACACTTAATACCGTTATTTCTTTTGAAGATCTTCAAAAAAGATTAGTTAATATGGGATATAATCGAGTTAATAGCGTTGATGTAGTCGGAGAATTTTCTAAACGTGGGAGTATTGTTGATGTATTTAGTCCGTTAAGTAATAATCCAATCAGGTTAGATTTTTTTGATGATGAATTAGACAGTATAAGAGAGTTTGATATTGTTACGCAAAAATCATTAAAAAAGCAGGAAAAAACCTATATTTATCCAACTAGCGATTTCTTTTTAACCAACAGAGAAAAAAATATGGTTATTAATAATATAGTGAAAAAATTGGACGACAAAGTTTTACATAAAAAAGAAAATTATAAAGAAATTAGTGAGTACCTTAATCAAAAGATAGAGCTATATCAGGCAACAAATGATTTTAGTGAATTAGAAAATTTTTCAAATTTAATTTATGATAAAACATACAGTGTAATAGATTACCTACCCGAGGATAGTATAATTTTCTTTGATAATTATAATAAAATAGTAGAAAAACAAGAAAATCTTAAAGAATATTTTTTGGTAAATTTATCGGAGATGAATAGAAATTATATTTTTCAAGATATTATTGATAATATTGCTTTCGAAAAATTATTAAATATTAATACAACGAAGTATTATCTGTCAAATTTAAAGTTAAGTGATAAAATAATTGAAAAAAATTATAATTTAGATGTTATAGATTTGACTTATTACGCAAATGAAGAGTTTTTAGTTAAAGAAATTAGAGAAAAATTAAATAATAAATATAAGGTTATTATTTCTTTGAATAATCAAAAACAAAAAAATTATATAGAAAAAATACTTTTTGATAATCACTTTTATGATGATATTTACTATGGAATAAAAGAAGGTAAGATATTTGTAGATATAAATAAATTTAATCTGAAAGGTTTTGAAGATAGTAAAGATAAAATATTATTACTTACACCTTATGAACTTTTTGTAAAAGAAGGTAAGAAAAAACGTAGAATCAATTTCAAATATAAAAATTCTGAAAAAATAAGAAATTACCAAGAATTAAATATTGGGGATTATATTGTTCATGTAAGTCATGGGATAGGATTATATAAAGGTATAGAAAATGTTGAAGTCGGTGGCGTGTACAAAGATTTTTTAAAAATAATTTATGATGGTGGAGATATAATTTATGTTGATATTCATAATATGAATTATATCCAGAAATATACAGCCTCTACTGATAATAGAAAGCCGGCATTAAATAAACTTGGTACTAAAAAATGGCAACAAGTTAAGTCAAAAGTTAAAAAAGAAATTGAAGATATTTCAGAAGATTTAATAAAATTATATATTAAACGAGAATTAAATAAAGGTTATGCTTTTAGTTTAGATAGCATTGAACAAGGTGAGTTTGAGGCTGATTTTAATTTTATTCCGACTGACGATCAAATAAAAGCAACGGAAGAAATAAAACGGGATATGGAAAAAGAGCGTCCTATGGATAGACTTTTGTGTGGTGATGTTGGATTTGGGAAGACGGAAGTTGCTATGCGGACAGCGTTTAAAGCGGTTATGGACAATAAGCAAGTTGCTATTTTAGTTCCGACAACTTTGTTGGCTGAGCAACATTATGAAAATTTTGTTACAAGATTTGAAAACTTTCCAATTAATATTGAAGTTGTAAGTAGGTTTAATACAATCAAAGATATAACCCGAATTGTTAAAAGACTTGAAGAGGGGCAGATTGATATTATAATAGGCACGCATAAACTTCTTAACGATAAATTTAAGTATCGTGATTTAGGGTTATTAATAATAGACGAAGAACAACGTTTTGGCGTAAAACATAAGGAAAAAATAAAATATTTGAAAAATACGGTTGATGTACTAACTCTAAGTGCAACCCCTATACCAAGGACATTACATACGAGCTTAATAGGAATAAGGGATTTGTCGGTAATAGAAACACCTCCGAGAGAACGTCAGCCCATTCAAACTTTTGTTGCAGCTGAAAATAAAATGATAATAAAAGAGGCGATTTTGAATGAAGTGGCACGAGGAGGTCAAATTTTTTACGTTTATAATAGGGTAGAAACTATTGATGAAAAATATCTTGAACTAAAAGAAATGCTTCCGGATGTAAATATCGCTTTTGCACATGGAAGAATGAGTCAAAAAGAATTGGAAAATATAATGGCAGATGTTATCGATAAAAAATACGATGTTTTAATAACAACTACTATAATAGAAACAGGTATTGATATTCCGAATGTTAATACTTTAATAGTAGAAGATGCGGACAAATTTGGGTTAAGTCAACTATATCAATTGCGTGGACGAGTAGGAAGAAGTACACGAGAAGCATATGCTTATTTAATGTACAAACCTTTTAAATCCTTAACAGAATCTTCAGAAAAACGGTTATCAGCGATAAAAAACTTTACAACATTAGGTAGCGGTTTTAAAATAGCTATGCAAGACTTATCGATCAGAGGTGCCGGAGATGTACTGGGGGGACGGCAACACGGCTTTATTGATTCGGTAGGTTATACACTATACTCGCAAATGCTGGAGCAGGAACTTATGTTGAAAAAAGAAATATTAGAACCGATTTTATCCCGAGATAAAAATCAAGATATTGCATACTATAAAAATATTATAAAAGAAACAGCTCCAAAAATTAAAACAGATATATTTGAAGTAGAAAAGGATAATGTAGAAATAAAATTAAACGTTGATGCTTTTATTCCTAAAGAATATATTAATAGTGACGGAGATAAAATTGATTTTTATAAACGATTAAACAATGCAAAAACATTTGAAGAAATAGAAGTAGTGGTAGAAGATTTAATTGATAGATTTTCAGATTTCGGAAGTGAAGTGGAAAATCTTATTGATATATGTTATCTTCGTATAATAGCTAAAGATACTTATGTAGAAAGTATAAAAGAGCTCGCTAATAAGGTAGTGATTACCTTTAATAAAGATATTTTTAATAGTTTGAACGGTAAGGAGTTATTTACGGCATTAAACGTATATAGAGATGTTAAAATTGTTGCAAAAGATGGTTTCTATTTAGAAGTTGATAAAAAAGATAATTATAATATTAGACGTCTTACAAAGCTGCTAAGAATAGTAAATGATAATTTAATAAAGGAAAAAGAAGATGAAAAATAGATGTTTATGGGCGAAGAATGAATTAGATATTTTATATCATGATAATGAATGGTGTAGACCTACACATAATGAAAGAGAATTTTTTGAATATTTGGTGTTAGAAGGAATGCAAGCAGGCCTTAGCTGGTCATTAATTTTAAAAAAACGAGAAAATTTTAAACGTGCTTTTAATAACTTTGATTATAAGATTTGTGCAAATTACTCAGATGAATATTTAGAAAATTTACGTCAGGATGAAAGTATAATTAGAAATAAATTAAAAATTTACAGTGTTAGAAAAAATGCTAGAGCATTTTTAGAAATACAAAAAGAATTTGGAACTTTTGATAATTATATTTGGAAATTTTCAGATTATAAAACAATACAAAATAATTTTAACAATAGTAGTGAAGTGCCGAGCACCAGTGATTTATCGGATAAGATTAGTAGAGATATGAAAAAACGTGGTTTTACTTTTGTCGGAAGTACGATTATTTACAGTTTTATGCAGGCTATAGGAATGTTAAATGATCATACTGGAGAGTGTTTTTGTTATAAAGAATGCAGTAAAAATTAGAAAGCAAATTAGAATTAATTTTAGAAAAAGTTAAACATATAAGTAAAAATTAGGTACAATTTTCCATTTAAAATATTTATTGCTAATTTACTGTTTATCCACATATACTGATTATTTTATTTAGTTATTAGATATTTATTAATACTTTTTAACTTTACATTATCGAAATAAGAAAGTATAATGGATAAGTATTTGAAATAGGTGATTGGATAAATTTTAATGAACAAAAGAATTGTACGAATTGAAAATATAAGTAATGGGAAACAATACAAGGAATTGTTTTATGCTGAAATAAAAAAAATAAAAGCAATTCCCAAAATGCCTAGCTGTGAGTTTAAACATATCGGAGCAACCAGTATGACAAATGTATTAGGAGAAAATATTGTCGATATTTTGGTCATAGTAGAAAATTTACATGAAATAACAACTTTTGATGAAAAGAGATTAAATAATATAAATTATCATAGAATAGCTCACAATAGCATCAAGGGTGTTATAAAATATGCACGTCTTACTGATTATTTTAGTATGAATTACGATGTTGTTTTATATGTCGTTCAAAGAAATACGAATATTTATAACGATTTTTTGAAAAGTATAGAATTACTTTCTTATGATAATATAAAAGTAGAGTATAATGACTTTAAGAAAAGATGTTTAGAATTATCATTTAAAGAGTATTCAAATGAAAAAGCAAAATTTATTGGTGAAATTTTAAAGAAGGTTAGAGTAGATGATAGAAGTAGATAAATTAAGAAAATTATTAAGTGATAGTGAAGTATTGGAAAATGAACCTTTAAGGAAGTATAGCTTTACAAAAACCGGAGGAAATGCTCAAATACTTGTAAAAGTAAAAAGTGAGAAAGACTTTCAAAATGTTATTCGCTTCAGTAACAAAAATAAAGTAGAGTTAACTGTTCTTGGAAACGGTTCTAATGTTCTTATTTCTGATAACGGAATAAAAGGTATAGTCGTTATAACTAGTGAAATGACTGCTATAGAGCTACATAATGATATAATATCATGTTATGCTGGTGTAACTTTAAAAGAACTTACAGATTTTTGTATAAAAAACTCATTGACAAATTTAGAATTTTCGTGTGGAATACCCGGTAGCATAGGAGGCGCAATATTTATGAATGCGGGAGCCTATGGTGGTGAAATGAAAGATGTTGTTTTAAAGGTAGAAGTTTTTGATAGAAACGGTAATAAAAAAGTTTATTCAAATAATGAAATGAATTTTAGTTATCGACATTCTACTATTCAAGAAACAAAAGAAATTATTTCAAAAGTATATTTTAAAATGACTAAAGGTAATAAAGATGATATAATCGCCAAAGTTGATGAATTGAATAAGTTAAGAGGTGAAAAACAACCGCTCGAATATCCTTCATGCGGTTCAGTATTTAAGAGACCGGTTGGTTACTTTGCAGGGAAGTTAATTCAAGATGCAAATTTACAGGGGGTAACTGTCGGCGGGGCACAAGTGTCTAAAAAACATGCAGGTTTTATGGTGAATATCGGTAATGCAACTTGTGAAGATTATAAAAATTTAATAAAAAAAGTTCAAGAAGAAGTTCTAAAAAATTCCGGTGTTAAATTGGAATGTGAAGTGAAAATTTTAGGAGAATAGGTAAAAGAGTTAGTCCTTTTTTAAAATGACTAACTCTTTTTGTAATGCAGTTGAATACAAAGTGAAGTTATGTTTTATTAATTTTATTTGATATAGATTTTATCCTTTATTTTTGTTTCTCGGAGCGGGTAATTCATAAAACATAACATCAAACAATCCTGATAAATATTCTTTATTATCTACGTTATCTACTAATATCATTTTTTCCATTAGCATATGGTAATTTATATTTTAATTTTCCATATAATTTATAGCCGATTTTATGGGTTTAACGAGCAATCTGTCATCATATATTCCGCCAACAATTTTATCTTTGTAATACAAAATATACTCACCCATCATTTCACGATATTTTATATTTTCCAGTGATGATAACTGTTCTAAAATAAAATTCAAATATTTTTTGCCGGAAGCTGTATTATTATCTCAACTTTCTAATTTTTTATTTGGAATTATCTACAAATTTTTTATATTGTGCCAGATTTTGTTCATTTTTATTATTTAATTTTGGAGAATAAAATTCTGCACCTACTAAGTTATCAGGTAAGTATTGCTGTTTAATATATCCATTAGGAGAGTTGTGTGGATATTTGTATCCTACGCCATGACCTAACTTTTCAGCTCCGCTGTAGTGATTATCTTTTAAGTGTGTAGGAATAACAAATTTTGGATTATTTTTAATTTCTGTTAGTGCATTATCAATTGCTGTGATAGCACTATTTGATTTTATTGACAGTGCTAATTGAATAACAGCATTGGCAAGAGGAATACGTGCTTCAGGAAGCCCAAGCATTTTTGCACTTTCTATAGCAGAGTGAACAAATGCACCGATATTAGGATTGGCAAGCCCAACATCTTCATAAGCGATAACGGTCATTCTACGATAAATAGTATCTAAGTCACCGCTATCGATTAATAAGGCTAAGTAATATAGAGATGCTTGAACATCACTACCACGAATTGATTTTTGAAAGGCACTTATTATATCATAAAAACTATCTCCGTCAGCGTCATAATGGGTATTATGTCCCAAAGAAAGATTTAAAAGATCTTCTTTAGTTATATGAGAGTTTTCATCAGACAGATTATATAGTATTTCTAATACATTTAAAGAAAATCGTAAATCTCCGGCGGAATTAAGTGAGATAGTTCTAAAAACATTATCATCTATATTAAGATTTTTAGAAAATAATTCTCTATCTGCTGATATTTTTTTTAAATGATTATAAATATTTTCTTCAGAAATCGGATTTAATTCAAAAATAATTAGACGGGAGCGAATTGCAGGATTAACAGTATGATAAGGGTTATTGGTGGTACAACCAATAACATAAATATTGTCATACTCAATTTCCGGTAAGAGTATATCTTGCATCGGTTTGGTAAGTCTATGAAATTCATCTAATAGCAAAATAACTTTTTTAAAACGTTTTGATTCTTCAATAACGGTTGTCAAATCTTTTTTTGTGCAATTCACAGCATTAAGTATTTTGAATTTATAGTCAAGTTCGTTTGCTAGAGCAGAAGCGATAGATGTCTTCCCGGTTCCGGGTGGGCCGTATAAGATAAAAGAGAACATCTTTTTGCTGTCAACTATTTTAGTGAGAACTTTATTTTCCCCAATAAGATGACTCTGACCTATTATGTCATTAATTTTTTGGGGGCGTAGTTTATTTATTAATGTTTGCATAAGAAACCTCCAAATAAATAGTTAAGATAATTATAGCATAAAAATTAATAAAGTTTTACATATTTTAAAAATTATGATAGAATAATAGCATCAGTTAGGGGATGTTTAGGATTCGACAGGGATACTGGTCTTCTTGGCGGCATGTAGGAGGGTTGACTTCTTTAACAACACACTCAGTTAAATATAACTGGCGAAAAAACAAATTACGCTTTAGCAGCTTAATAGGCTAAAGGCTGGTTACTTTGTTCGACTGCGGCAATGTTAATCGGTTCATTAAATAGCAGTCTACGAATATACTTTTCCGTTTGTAAAGTTTATTAAGAGATAAATCAAACTCGTTTTCTATTGCCTGTTTATCGGCTTATGTAGAAAATTAAATTCAATAGATAAACTAAACATGTAGAAACTAAGGGGAGGTGTTTTTGGACGCGGGTTCAAATCCCGCCATCTCCATATCTAAAAAATTATACGGAGCGACTCGAAAAAATCAATTTTTAATGAAATCACGATTTTTGAGTCGCTCTCTTTTTATCTTTTAACTTTATATTATAAGTTATTGTCGGATATTATTTATGTTAGTTATAATATTATTAGGATTTTAAGTGTAAAATTTATATAAATAGACAATACGTTAGATTAATACAGTTTGTGTAAATTTGAAAATGTTTACTAGAAAAATAAATTATGCTATAATAAGGTTATCATTTCAAGGAAGTAAACAGGTATGTTAATAAAATTTTCAGATAGAATATATTACTCGAAACAAAGGTATATGTATTTAGAACCTGCACTTGGCTATATAAGAGGAGATAACTTTTCCGTGATGATAGATGCAGGAAACGGTCCAAAGCAGGTGAAAGAATTTTTAAATGATTTAAAAAAAGAAAATTTACCAATGCCAAGTTACGTAATATTAACTCATCATCATTGGGATCATAGTTTCGGTGCAAGTTATTTGGATATGCCGGTTATTGCAACAACTAAGGCTAAAGAAGCTCTTATAGAGCTATCAAAACTTAGTTGGGATATTGCCAGCATTGAAAAAAGGGTGAAAAACGGAGCGGAAATAAGATATAGTGCAGATGTTTTTGAAAAAGTATATGAAAATTGTCAAGTAAAAATAAGGATACCTGATATTCCAAAATCCGGTGATATTATTATTAATATCGGAAATGATAAAATCACTTGTTTATATAGTGATAATTCTCATTCTAATGATGCTTTTATTGTTTATGTTCCTGGTGAAAAAGTTTTATTTTTAGGTGATAGTCATGCCAAAAATTATTACACAAAACCTATAAGTTATAATAAAGAAAAATTAAGAAATTACATTGACAAAATTCAAGGCTTAGATTTTGAGTTTGCTATACCGGGGCATGGAAATATTTTTTCAAGAAAAGCACTGTTGGATTATTTAGAAA
Coding sequences within:
- the pth gene encoding aminoacyl-tRNA hydrolase: MKLIVGLGNPGKQYANTRHNIGFMILDELAKNWGVSFDKNKFNADYTVAYYNGIRYLLIKPTTYMNLSGEALRKFYDYFEIDIDDILVVYDDLDTKTASFKLKAKGSSGGHNGIKSIISHLGTENFNRLKIGIDRPTPPMKVVDYVLGKFSKEEMNEIEKIYKKSIDAIEDFSKMNIVELMNKYN
- the mfd gene encoding transcription-repair coupling factor, translated to MLLKNLFEIVDLNFDKRYKNIGIYGHNITTKALQIFNEFEKNKKMTIVFTQGKAEAEEIFSLISEFEEETYLYPEIDVLKRFVTKSNDLIQNSIQVLENLVNNIPSIIIIPIEAIYRTIKKPEDFKNNSFEITLNTVISFEDLQKRLVNMGYNRVNSVDVVGEFSKRGSIVDVFSPLSNNPIRLDFFDDELDSIREFDIVTQKSLKKQEKTYIYPTSDFFLTNREKNMVINNIVKKLDDKVLHKKENYKEISEYLNQKIELYQATNDFSELENFSNLIYDKTYSVIDYLPEDSIIFFDNYNKIVEKQENLKEYFLVNLSEMNRNYIFQDIIDNIAFEKLLNINTTKYYLSNLKLSDKIIEKNYNLDVIDLTYYANEEFLVKEIREKLNNKYKVIISLNNQKQKNYIEKILFDNHFYDDIYYGIKEGKIFVDINKFNLKGFEDSKDKILLLTPYELFVKEGKKKRRINFKYKNSEKIRNYQELNIGDYIVHVSHGIGLYKGIENVEVGGVYKDFLKIIYDGGDIIYVDIHNMNYIQKYTASTDNRKPALNKLGTKKWQQVKSKVKKEIEDISEDLIKLYIKRELNKGYAFSLDSIEQGEFEADFNFIPTDDQIKATEEIKRDMEKERPMDRLLCGDVGFGKTEVAMRTAFKAVMDNKQVAILVPTTLLAEQHYENFVTRFENFPINIEVVSRFNTIKDITRIVKRLEEGQIDIIIGTHKLLNDKFKYRDLGLLIIDEEQRFGVKHKEKIKYLKNTVDVLTLSATPIPRTLHTSLIGIRDLSVIETPPRERQPIQTFVAAENKMIIKEAILNEVARGGQIFYVYNRVETIDEKYLELKEMLPDVNIAFAHGRMSQKELENIMADVIDKKYDVLITTTIIETGIDIPNVNTLIVEDADKFGLSQLYQLRGRVGRSTREAYAYLMYKPFKSLTESSEKRLSAIKNFTTLGSGFKIAMQDLSIRGAGDVLGGRQHGFIDSVGYTLYSQMLEQELMLKKEILEPILSRDKNQDIAYYKNIIKETAPKIKTDIFEVEKDNVEIKLNVDAFIPKEYINSDGDKIDFYKRLNNAKTFEEIEVVVEDLIDRFSDFGSEVENLIDICYLRIIAKDTYVESIKELANKVVITFNKDIFNSLNGKELFTALNVYRDVKIVAKDGFYLEVDKKDNYNIRRLTKLLRIVNDNLIKEKEDEK
- a CDS encoding DNA-3-methyladenine glycosylase I; the encoded protein is MKNRCLWAKNELDILYHDNEWCRPTHNEREFFEYLVLEGMQAGLSWSLILKKRENFKRAFNNFDYKICANYSDEYLENLRQDESIIRNKLKIYSVRKNARAFLEIQKEFGTFDNYIWKFSDYKTIQNNFNNSSEVPSTSDLSDKISRDMKKRGFTFVGSTIIYSFMQAIGMLNDHTGECFCYKECSKN
- a CDS encoding GrpB family protein — its product is MNKRIVRIENISNGKQYKELFYAEIKKIKAIPKMPSCEFKHIGATSMTNVLGENIVDILVIVENLHEITTFDEKRLNNINYHRIAHNSIKGVIKYARLTDYFSMNYDVVLYVVQRNTNIYNDFLKSIELLSYDNIKVEYNDFKKRCLELSFKEYSNEKAKFIGEILKKVRVDDRSR
- the murB gene encoding UDP-N-acetylmuramate dehydrogenase, translating into MIEVDKLRKLLSDSEVLENEPLRKYSFTKTGGNAQILVKVKSEKDFQNVIRFSNKNKVELTVLGNGSNVLISDNGIKGIVVITSEMTAIELHNDIISCYAGVTLKELTDFCIKNSLTNLEFSCGIPGSIGGAIFMNAGAYGGEMKDVVLKVEVFDRNGNKKVYSNNEMNFSYRHSTIQETKEIISKVYFKMTKGNKDDIIAKVDELNKLRGEKQPLEYPSCGSVFKRPVGYFAGKLIQDANLQGVTVGGAQVSKKHAGFMVNIGNATCEDYKNLIKKVQEEVLKNSGVKLECEVKILGE
- a CDS encoding replication-associated recombination protein A encodes the protein MQTLINKLRPQKINDIIGQSHLIGENKVLTKIVDSKKMFSFILYGPPGTGKTSIASALANELDYKFKILNAVNCTKKDLTTVIEESKRFKKVILLLDEFHRLTKPMQDILLPEIEYDNIYVIGCTTNNPYHTVNPAIRSRLIIFELNPISEENIYNHLKKISADRELFSKNLNIDDNVFRTISLNSAGDLRFSLNVLEILYNLSDENSHITKEDLLNLSLGHNTHYDADGDSFYDIISAFQKSIRGSDVQASLYYLALLIDSGDLDTIYRRMTVIAYEDVGLANPNIGAFVHSAIESAKMLGLPEARIPLANAVIQLALSIKSNSAITAIDNALTEIKNNPKFVIPTHLKDNHYSGAEKLGHGVGYKYPHNSPNGYIKQQYLPDNLVGAEFYSPKLNNKNEQNLAQYKKFVDNSK
- a CDS encoding MBL fold metallo-hydrolase, encoding MLIKFSDRIYYSKQRYMYLEPALGYIRGDNFSVMIDAGNGPKQVKEFLNDLKKENLPMPSYVILTHHHWDHSFGASYLDMPVIATTKAKEALIELSKLSWDIASIEKRVKNGAEIRYSADVFEKVYENCQVKIRIPDIPKSGDIIINIGNDKITCLYSDNSHSNDAFIVYVPGEKVLFLGDSHAKNYYTKPISYNKEKLRNYIDKIQGLDFEFAIPGHGNIFSRKALLDYLEKEYDKLR